From a region of the Zingiber officinale cultivar Zhangliang chromosome 4B, Zo_v1.1, whole genome shotgun sequence genome:
- the LOC121975736 gene encoding ETHYLENE INSENSITIVE 3-like 3 protein, with the protein MDHLAIVAQDFGGDVSDFEVDGIQCGNLNEHDVSDEEIEPEELERRMWKDKIRLKRIKEKEKLDAQKSKAKHTSDQALRKKMSRAQDGILKYMLKLVEVCNARGFVYGIIPDKGKPISGASDNIRAWWKEKVKFDKNGPAAIAKYEAEHSEAQNAQKRGDRNHHTLMDLQDATLGSLLSSLMQHCEPPQRKYPLEKHVPPPWWPSGNEDWWIALNLPKGQAPPYKKPHDLKKLWKVGVLTGVIKHMSPNIGKIKTHVRKSKSLQDKMSAKESSIWLGVLDREEMTVNQLSGGNGMSDLTQHSGYEEQREETNSCNDEYAVDGLEDARGSTSSKDGGQNMQSDTQVENVTTLREVCPAGTPNQLNQSTEQTNEHANPKRHHEAVASSDKQMSMPNEGRPKKIRTAIPDRNGTETAILVQHPQNTNQDSCVNARSMHPETVSQSQYLILESGVVDYLSIPLNAAADNMYIGRQPLLCPGVPDNELYNDTVIHTGAEDGFYRGFSSLHDTQQKEMSVINHGVRNNGSSNPAENNSYEHLLTPNLNPHPINGDMHLSLDDSFFTGPDKYDLPPDISGLDCSSPILDLGELTNSDLWIMEYLGT; encoded by the coding sequence ATGGATCATCTGGCAATAGTAGCTCAGGACTTTGGAGGTGATGTTTCCGATTTCGAGGTCGATGGTATTCAATGCGGCAATCTCAATGAGCATGATGTTAGTGATGAAGAAATCGAACCAGAGGAGTTGGAAAGAAGAATGTGGAAAGATAAGATTAGGCTTAAGAGAatcaaggaaaaggaaaagcttgATGCCCAGAAGTCTAAAGCAAAGCACACATCAGACCAGGCTCTTAGGAAAAAGATGTCCAGAGCTCAAGATGGGATTCTCAAGTATATGTTAAAGTTGGTGGAGGTGTGTAACGCCCGTGGGTTTGTCTATGGAATAATTCCTGATAAAGGAAAACCTATAAGTGGCGCTTCAGACAATATAAGAGCTTGGTGGAAGGAGAAGGTTAAGTTCGACAAGAATGGGCCTGCTGCCATCGCCAAGTACGAAGCAGAACACTCTGAAGCACAGAATGCACAAAAACGCGGGGATAGAAATCATCATACTCTGATGGATCTCCAAGATGCCACACTAGGATCTCTCCTATCATCACTGATGCAACATTGTGAGCCTCCGCAGCGAAAATACCCATTGGAGAAGCATGTTCCACCACCTTGGTGGCCCTCCGGCAATGAAGACTGGTGGATAGCTTTGAACTTACCCAAGGGCCAAGCACCCCCATACAAAAAACCGCATGATCTGAAGAAACTATGGAAAGTAGGGGTACTAACAGGAGTTATAAAACACATGTCTCCTAATATTGGAAAGATCAAAACTCATGTGCGGAAGTCAAAGTCCTTGCAGGATAAGATGAGTGCTAAAGAGAGCTCTATTTGGTTGGGAGTTCTTGATAGAGAAGAGATGACTGTCAATCAGCTTAGCGGTGGAAATGGCATGTCTGATCTAACACAACATAGTGGTTATGAGGAACAAAGGGAGGAGACAAACAGCTGTAACGATGAGTATGCTGTTGATGGCCTTGAAGATGCTCGAGGATCTACTTCATCCAAAGATGGTGGACAAAATATGCAGAGTGACACACAAGTAGAGAATGTAACAACTTTGAGGGAAGTTTGTCCTGCTGGAACTCCCAATCAACTTAATCAAAGCACAGAGCAAACAAATGAACATGCAAATCCAAAAAGACATCATGAAGCTGTTGCATCTTCCGACAAGCAGATGTCTATGCCGAATGAGGGAAGACCAAAGAAAATAAGAACTGCTATTCCAGACAGGAATGGCACAGAAACAGCAATATTGGTTCAACATCCACAAAATACGAACCAGGACTCTTGTGTCAATGCAAGGTCAATGCATCCAGAGACAGTTTCTCAAAGTCAATACCTCATATTGGAATCTGGGGTTGTTGATTATTTGAGCATCCCTCTTAATGCTGCTGCAGATAACATGTACATTGGTAGGCAACCATTGCTGTGCCCAGGAGTTCCTGATAATGAGTTGTACAATGATACAGTAATTCATACTGGAGCCGAGGATGGATTTTATAGGGGTTTCAGTAGCTTGCACGATACGCAGCAGAAGGAAATGTCTGTCATCAATCATGGAGTAAGGAATAATGGAAGCAGTAACCCTGCTGagaataattcatatgagcaTCTCCTAACACCAAATCTAAATCCACATCCAATCAATGGAGACATGCATCTATCTCTGGATGACTCTTTCTTCACAGGACCTGATAAGtatgatttgccaccagatatTTCTGGACTCGATTGTTCAAGCCCAATTCTTGACTTGGGCGAACTTACGAATAGTGACCTATGGATAATGGAATATTTGGGAACATAG